A window of Mesomycoplasma lagogenitalium contains these coding sequences:
- a CDS encoding DEAD/DEAH box helicase, with amino-acid sequence MNSVNKFELSNEKLKYLEEVINYWKLLSLLDVKTIESDENKKIFSAKDWGDKLDEDIDHNFKYQFILGNLSIEDLEKIGEFRNKNSTKKLNFKNYNKMDSKKTYLFSFSIDSFIVDKEIVWSIENQDWNFSCSTFFLYYWGKNEKLTLENIEKEKNDFNELLNNEFDEFMKCEKFTYGKIKHFLNQFVYKYFPKEYNIASEKVQWYVKKVERENEDSKNDEDSKINNFHHYERYWNSELDFYAKELEMVKNNINKSEKVINLILSEAKDKTESVYENNELLVKYSDISKKTFAKWPSNFKPSFMQDYTNNLLNEQWENVISLSGPPGTGKTTLIKDIASNLIYKKALKMIEIDKENLPIDEIANNLSDFGLVVASNSNEAGENISFELPFLNLNDNFPKNELDKKLNLFDLNNNENYLENNSDIKDIYFNKLAKLIFAHNKSKKEPFGAISYAYSNSERRKKLKIAINNYVNDDDYKKLKDDVNFEYSKEKLIKLKTQLNDLLDFLSWISSSLKKISFAEKINKKIYKICEKINKLKQKNKKHLKINKLMKKVDFKLENSSHTRRNFKNKIISSLKTLYIKESKANNIDDSLFFDFEKLKSSDQKIKYFKENYKHTNWITEYIDSLRVEIFHRSLQVMKHFILKHKLIEKINDIFQKRSHLKGRELIILNIIFPIISTTFASVRKNYAFSDKGDLWTESNFIGNIIIDESSQAKIYQSLGLIFRSKNALILGDTKQLEPIGEEDEKILKTIWDSNWNNSYNNPFFNPYSNNSLQEYANKISKFFSYKEIGEKLGLYLNVHRRCPESIFSIFNELFYNNSLIYGIEKHNSVNYTNKFINVVGSSNSHKKHFIEKEAEVAWKEIEKIIKTDKNNLDYSKLNNICVISYFKEVIEGLRNYFEQKSDNNINRWIKNNVKTISSFQGRESDFIIIVLGLDSKSEKAENTVKLLAGTPNLFNVAISRAKKNLIIIGNKQTWTYKNELKQNYLLKIIDKLENQ; translated from the coding sequence ATGAATTCTGTTAATAAATTTGAATTATCAAACGAAAAGTTAAAATATTTAGAAGAAGTAATTAATTATTGAAAATTATTATCACTTTTAGATGTAAAAACTATTGAAAGCGATGAAAATAAAAAAATATTTAGTGCTAAAGATTGAGGGGATAAACTAGATGAGGATATTGATCATAATTTTAAATATCAATTTATTTTGGGCAATCTTTCAATAGAGGATCTTGAAAAAATAGGAGAATTTAGAAATAAAAATAGTACTAAAAAATTAAATTTTAAAAATTATAATAAAATGGATTCTAAAAAAACTTATCTATTTTCATTTTCAATTGATAGTTTTATTGTCGATAAAGAAATTGTATGAAGTATAGAAAATCAAGATTGAAATTTTTCATGTTCAACTTTTTTTCTTTATTATTGGGGTAAAAATGAAAAATTGACTTTAGAAAACATTGAAAAAGAAAAAAATGATTTTAATGAATTATTGAATAATGAATTTGATGAATTTATGAAATGCGAAAAATTTACTTATGGAAAAATAAAACATTTTTTAAATCAATTTGTATATAAATATTTTCCTAAGGAATACAATATTGCATCTGAAAAAGTGCAATGATATGTAAAAAAAGTTGAAAGAGAAAATGAAGATTCTAAAAATGATGAGGATAGTAAAATTAATAATTTTCATCATTATGAGCGATATTGAAATAGTGAACTAGATTTTTATGCAAAAGAATTAGAAATGGTGAAAAATAATATTAATAAATCAGAAAAAGTAATAAATTTAATTTTAAGTGAAGCAAAGGATAAAACCGAGTCGGTTTATGAAAATAATGAATTATTAGTAAAATATAGTGATATTAGTAAAAAAACATTTGCTAAATGACCTTCCAATTTTAAACCGTCATTCATGCAAGATTACACGAATAATTTACTAAATGAACAATGAGAAAATGTCATCAGTCTTAGTGGTCCTCCAGGAACTGGTAAAACAACATTAATAAAGGATATTGCCTCAAATTTAATTTACAAAAAAGCACTAAAAATGATAGAAATAGATAAGGAAAATTTGCCTATAGATGAAATAGCAAATAATCTTTCCGATTTTGGATTGGTTGTAGCCAGCAATTCAAATGAAGCGGGAGAAAACATTTCCTTTGAATTGCCATTTTTGAATTTAAATGATAATTTTCCCAAAAATGAACTAGATAAAAAATTGAATTTGTTTGATTTAAATAATAATGAAAATTATTTAGAAAATAATTCAGATATAAAAGATATTTATTTTAATAAATTAGCAAAATTAATTTTTGCTCATAATAAATCAAAAAAAGAGCCATTTGGAGCAATTTCTTATGCTTATAGCAATTCAGAAAGAAGAAAAAAACTTAAAATAGCAATTAATAATTATGTAAATGATGATGATTATAAAAAATTAAAAGATGATGTAAATTTTGAATATTCAAAAGAGAAGCTAATCAAGTTAAAAACCCAATTAAATGATTTATTAGATTTTTTATCATGAATATCATCTAGTCTTAAAAAGATTAGTTTTGCAGAGAAAATTAATAAAAAAATCTATAAAATATGTGAAAAAATTAATAAATTAAAACAAAAAAATAAAAAACATTTAAAAATAAATAAGTTGATGAAAAAGGTTGATTTTAAACTAGAAAATTCATCACATACAAGACGAAATTTTAAAAATAAAATAATTTCTAGTTTAAAAACATTGTATATTAAAGAATCTAAAGCAAATAATATCGATGATTCGCTGTTTTTTGATTTTGAAAAATTAAAAAGTAGTGATCAAAAAATAAAATATTTTAAGGAAAATTATAAACACACTAATTGGATAACTGAGTATATAGATTCGCTAAGAGTTGAAATTTTCCACCGTTCTCTACAAGTGATGAAACATTTTATTTTAAAGCATAAATTAATCGAAAAAATAAATGATATTTTTCAAAAACGCTCCCATTTAAAAGGAAGAGAATTAATTATTTTAAATATAATTTTTCCTATTATTTCAACAACTTTTGCATCAGTGAGAAAAAATTATGCCTTTTCTGATAAAGGAGATTTATGAACTGAAAGCAATTTTATTGGAAATATAATAATTGATGAATCGAGCCAAGCTAAAATATATCAGTCACTTGGTTTGATTTTCAGATCAAAAAATGCATTAATTTTAGGCGATACCAAACAGTTGGAACCGATAGGCGAGGAAGATGAAAAAATATTAAAGACAATTTGAGATTCTAATTGAAATAATAGTTATAATAATCCATTTTTCAACCCTTATAGCAACAATTCGTTGCAAGAATATGCAAATAAAATTTCAAAATTTTTTTCATATAAAGAAATAGGAGAAAAATTGGGATTATATCTAAATGTTCATAGAAGATGTCCTGAATCGATTTTTTCCATTTTTAATGAATTGTTTTATAATAATTCGCTAATATACGGAATTGAAAAACACAATAGTGTAAATTATACTAATAAATTTATTAATGTTGTAGGTAGTTCAAATAGCCATAAAAAACATTTTATCGAAAAAGAAGCGGAAGTAGCATGAAAAGAAATTGAAAAAATTATAAAAACTGATAAAAATAATTTAGACTACAGTAAACTTAATAATATTTGTGTTATTTCATATTTTAAAGAGGTTATTGAAGGTTTAAGAAATTATTTTGAACAAAAATCAGATAATAATATAAACCGGTGAATAAAAAACAATGTAAAAACAATCTCTAGTTTTCAAGGCAGAGAATCTGATTTTATAATAATAGTATTAGGTCTTGATTCAAAATCCGAAAAAGCAGAAAATACTGTTAAATTATTAGCTGGAACTCCCAATTTATTTAATGTAGCAATTTCTAGAGCTAAAAAAAATTTAATAATAATTGGAAATAAACAAACTTGAACTTATAAAAATGAATTAAAACAAAATTATCTTTTAAAAATAATTGATAAATTAGAAAATCAATAA
- a CDS encoding chromate transporter: MKKKEFWKVFLFIIKCTFIGFGGGNALMPIIKKYAVDEYKWITEEEFDSALVTVNLLPGAAVIEMISYIAITKLGKLWGTIVTLIAIMPHIIVVMALYYLITLLPIKYLYVINVGVLSALIGVIIGFSFKYLKASRKDLLWYVWIALFILTLAFCLFVPAPFNLPAIPLILGIIFVFIYEFIKIKRGKK, from the coding sequence ATGAAAAAGAAAGAATTTTGAAAAGTTTTTTTATTTATTATAAAATGTACTTTTATTGGTTTTGGTGGCGGAAATGCCTTAATGCCAATAATAAAAAAATATGCAGTTGATGAATATAAATGAATAACTGAAGAAGAATTTGATAGTGCTCTTGTAACTGTTAATTTACTTCCTGGTGCTGCTGTTATAGAAATGATTTCTTATATTGCAATTACTAAATTGGGAAAACTATGGGGAACAATTGTTACTTTAATTGCAATAATGCCACACATCATTGTTGTTATGGCACTTTACTATTTAATAACATTATTACCAATAAAATATTTATATGTTATTAATGTGGGAGTATTATCAGCGCTAATCGGTGTTATAATTGGGTTTTCATTTAAATATTTAAAAGCAAGTAGAAAAGATTTATTGTGATATGTTTGAATTGCACTTTTTATTTTAACACTTGCATTTTGTTTGTTTGTTCCCGCTCCCTTTAATTTACCAGCCATTCCTTTAATTTTAGGAATAATATTTGTTTTTATCTATGAATTTATAAAAATAAAAAGAGGTAAAAAATAA
- the tig gene encoding trigger factor — MTKREILKNTAELKITVSAKLEDWKEQQKKAKQYLMKNVTIPGFRKGKVPADKAEKLVSESKVLERAFSKIINSLEKVAREQIMESDLILNSRTRAEIMNLTSEELSVAFILPIYPDIEIYDYKKIDLDFVEPKVTKEDVKKEIDKLVLSKSVVVDSKEAIKNGDIVTFDFKGFIDGKAFEGGEAENFELKIGSGNFIKGFEEAMIGFNVGDKKEINVSFPADYHSPEYAGKPATFKINVKEIKTYEKPELNNNFVKELSIENVSNIKELEKYLENLLKNEKNEQAKIKFQKDMFDKIIEKTEIPLSPALIEDESKRVKEKFEETLKGQGFTLKEYADLLKFSDEHIENEIQNEAKKNLKTSFIYAEIAKIEKLEATEEDYKNEVEKLAKFYKTTAEAIEQMVPKTHLQIPIINRKVIERLIQYHSGTIGEKIKKATKELSKEKPVKKESKTTTDKKPSKKVVKKSEKSNK, encoded by the coding sequence GAGAGATTTTAAAAAATACTGCTGAACTTAAAATAACTGTATCAGCGAAATTAGAAGATTGAAAAGAGCAACAAAAAAAAGCTAAACAATATTTAATGAAAAACGTTACAATTCCAGGATTTAGAAAAGGAAAAGTACCAGCTGATAAAGCGGAAAAACTAGTTTCAGAAAGTAAAGTATTAGAAAGAGCATTTTCAAAAATCATTAATTCTTTAGAAAAAGTAGCTAGAGAGCAAATTATGGAAAGTGATTTAATTTTAAATTCAAGAACAAGAGCTGAAATAATGAATTTAACTAGCGAAGAATTATCTGTTGCTTTCATTTTGCCTATTTATCCAGATATTGAAATTTATGACTATAAAAAAATTGATTTAGATTTTGTTGAACCAAAAGTTACAAAAGAAGATGTAAAAAAAGAAATTGACAAGTTAGTTTTATCTAAATCGGTAGTCGTAGATTCAAAAGAGGCAATTAAAAATGGTGATATTGTTACATTTGACTTTAAAGGATTTATCGATGGAAAAGCATTTGAAGGTGGAGAGGCTGAAAACTTTGAATTAAAAATCGGTTCAGGAAACTTTATTAAAGGTTTTGAAGAAGCGATGATTGGATTTAATGTAGGTGATAAAAAAGAAATTAATGTTTCATTTCCTGCTGACTATCATTCTCCAGAATATGCAGGAAAACCAGCAACATTTAAAATTAATGTAAAAGAAATTAAAACATATGAAAAACCAGAATTAAATAATAATTTTGTTAAAGAATTATCGATTGAAAATGTATCAAATATAAAAGAGTTAGAAAAATATTTGGAAAATTTATTAAAAAATGAAAAAAATGAACAAGCAAAAATAAAATTCCAAAAAGATATGTTTGATAAAATTATAGAAAAAACAGAAATTCCTTTATCTCCTGCTTTAATCGAAGATGAATCTAAAAGAGTTAAAGAAAAATTTGAGGAAACATTAAAAGGTCAAGGTTTCACTTTAAAAGAATATGCAGATTTATTAAAATTTTCTGATGAACATATTGAAAATGAAATTCAAAATGAAGCTAAGAAAAATTTAAAAACTTCATTCATTTATGCTGAAATTGCTAAAATTGAAAAATTAGAAGCTACTGAAGAAGATTATAAAAATGAAGTAGAAAAATTGGCTAAATTTTACAAAACTACCGCTGAAGCAATTGAACAAATGGTACCTAAAACTCATTTACAAATTCCAATTATTAACAGAAAAGTTATAGAAAGATTAATCCAATACCATTCAGGAACCATTGGAGAAAAAATTAAAAAAGCAACCAAAGAATTATCAAAAGAAAAACCAGTAAAAAAAGAATCAAAAACCACAACTGATAAAAAACCAAGTAAAAAAGTTGTTAAAAAATCAGAAAAATCAAATAAATAA
- a CDS encoding ABC-F family ATP-binding cassette domain-containing protein, with amino-acid sequence MLEVKNLSKIFYDKKLFDNVNLKFTEGNTYGIIGANGAGKSTFLKIISGQVEASSGEIIKDKNQRISVLSQDHNIYNDFNVTDVVIMGNEDLYKIQQEKNAIYENPNSTEEDYTRAGELEEKFGMMGGWNAENDAQILLSGLDIPKDKWDVKMSDLKASQKVKVLLAKALFGNPDILIMDEPTNHLDLKAIKWLENFLVEYQNIVIVVSHDSDFLDQVCTNIVDIDFTEAKMFTGNYSFWKESSTLLREMQKNSNAKKEEQIAKLQAFIAKFSANASKSSQATSRKKSLEKITLDEIKPSSRKYPFIRFDVFKQPGKQILRVEELSYVNPETNEVLFDNLSFDILPGEKMVLLGEDDIAKTKLLEILFGIEKPTSGNVIWGSTITAEYFPSDNSKFFNTDENLMEWLSKWPIENSIESNKDNSDQRIRSFLGRMLFSGDSVFKNVKVTSGGEKARLMFSRMMLKESNFLIFDQPLDHLDAESIDSVIEGLSEYKSSMIFTTYNRALVKNVSNVILEIRPDSSFLFRGTLEEYEKKMGY; translated from the coding sequence ATGTTAGAAGTTAAAAATTTATCTAAAATATTTTATGATAAGAAATTATTTGACAATGTCAATTTGAAATTTACCGAAGGTAATACTTACGGAATTATAGGTGCTAACGGTGCGGGAAAATCAACATTTTTAAAAATAATTTCTGGTCAAGTAGAAGCATCATCTGGAGAAATTATTAAAGACAAAAATCAAAGAATTTCAGTATTAAGTCAAGATCACAATATTTATAATGATTTTAATGTTACTGATGTTGTAATTATGGGAAATGAAGATTTATATAAAATTCAACAAGAAAAAAATGCAATTTATGAAAATCCTAATTCAACAGAAGAGGATTATACAAGAGCGGGTGAACTTGAAGAAAAATTTGGAATGATGGGAGGATGAAACGCTGAAAATGATGCACAAATTCTTTTGTCAGGATTAGATATTCCTAAAGATAAATGAGATGTGAAAATGAGCGATTTAAAAGCATCTCAAAAAGTAAAGGTTTTACTAGCTAAAGCTCTTTTTGGTAATCCTGATATTTTAATAATGGATGAGCCAACTAACCATTTAGATCTAAAAGCAATTAAATGATTAGAAAACTTTTTAGTTGAATATCAAAATATTGTAATTGTCGTTTCTCACGATAGTGATTTTTTAGATCAAGTATGTACTAATATTGTAGATATTGACTTTACTGAAGCTAAAATGTTTACAGGTAACTATAGCTTTTGAAAAGAATCATCTACCTTATTAAGAGAAATGCAAAAAAATTCTAATGCTAAAAAAGAAGAGCAAATTGCAAAATTACAAGCATTTATTGCTAAATTTTCAGCTAATGCATCAAAATCTTCGCAAGCTACATCTAGAAAAAAATCGCTTGAAAAAATAACATTAGATGAAATTAAGCCATCATCAAGGAAATATCCATTTATTAGATTTGATGTTTTTAAACAACCAGGTAAACAAATTTTAAGAGTTGAGGAATTATCTTATGTAAATCCCGAAACAAATGAAGTTTTATTTGATAATTTATCTTTTGATATTTTACCAGGAGAGAAAATGGTACTGTTAGGTGAAGATGACATTGCTAAAACCAAATTATTAGAAATTCTTTTCGGAATTGAAAAACCAACATCAGGAAATGTTATTTGAGGTTCTACTATTACTGCCGAATATTTTCCATCAGATAATTCAAAATTTTTCAATACTGATGAAAATTTAATGGAATGATTAAGTAAATGACCAATAGAAAATTCTATTGAATCTAATAAAGATAATTCAGATCAAAGAATTAGAAGTTTTTTAGGAAGAATGCTTTTTAGTGGTGATTCGGTTTTTAAAAATGTAAAAGTTACATCAGGAGGAGAAAAAGCAAGATTAATGTTTTCAAGAATGATGTTAAAAGAATCGAACTTTTTAATTTTTGATCAACCATTAGATCATCTAGATGCTGAATCAATCGATTCTGTTATTGAAGGATTAAGCGAATATAAATCATCAATGATTTTTACTACATATAATAGGGCACTAGTGAAAAATGTTTCCAATGTCATTTTAGAAATAAGACCAGATTCTTCATTTCTTTTTAGAGGAACATTAGAAGAATACGAGAAGAAGATGGGATATTAA
- the mnmE gene encoding tRNA uridine-5-carboxymethylaminomethyl(34) synthesis GTPase MnmE yields the protein MFDNIVAISSGGQVNQAISIIRLTGPDVFQIVKKFYTGKVGKDKQITYGWIKNGNELVDEVLVMWFEGKNNFIGENTVEINAHGGIVNTQLILELALANGARMAEPGEFSRRAFLNGKMDLIKAEAINDLIHAKNRFQTKMAIKKFDGKTSEFINKIINQLLILIGQIEVNIDYPEYDDVEQLKENQLLLELKKIKDELHTTIELSENSRIIYQGIKLAIVGLPNAGKSSLLNAFLNEEKAIVTAEAGTTRDVVEGNFVLGGLPFLIKDTAGIRDANNEAEKIGINRSLKQIDESDIIIHLIDGTNVWNNYDEQIKYRSKNKKYIQVINKADLLNEKEKGKIYISAKNNDLESLEKEIIKIYQNIDLNNEQIINNTRQLSLIKSSFIAIENAILAIENGFTADVVIIDLRKAWEDLVNITGKADNEQLLDSMFKNFCLGK from the coding sequence ATGTTTGATAACATTGTTGCAATTTCTTCTGGTGGTCAAGTTAATCAAGCGATTTCAATAATTCGATTAACAGGACCTGATGTTTTTCAAATAGTTAAAAAATTTTATACAGGTAAAGTAGGTAAAGATAAGCAAATTACTTACGGTTGAATTAAAAATGGCAATGAACTAGTTGATGAAGTATTAGTTATGTGGTTTGAAGGAAAAAATAATTTTATCGGTGAAAATACAGTAGAAATTAATGCTCATGGCGGAATTGTAAATACGCAATTAATTTTAGAATTAGCATTAGCTAATGGAGCGAGGATGGCGGAACCAGGAGAATTTTCAAGACGGGCATTTTTAAATGGTAAAATGGATTTAATAAAAGCAGAAGCTATTAATGATTTAATTCATGCTAAAAATCGTTTTCAAACAAAAATGGCTATTAAAAAATTCGATGGTAAAACTAGTGAATTTATTAACAAAATAATCAATCAATTATTAATTTTAATTGGACAAATTGAAGTAAATATCGATTATCCAGAATATGATGATGTTGAGCAATTAAAAGAAAACCAATTACTTTTAGAGCTAAAGAAAATTAAAGACGAATTACATACAACCATTGAATTATCAGAAAATTCTAGGATTATCTATCAGGGAATTAAATTAGCGATTGTCGGTCTGCCTAATGCCGGAAAATCATCTTTATTAAATGCGTTTTTAAATGAAGAAAAGGCGATTGTTACTGCCGAAGCAGGAACGACTAGGGATGTGGTTGAAGGGAATTTTGTTTTGGGTGGTTTACCATTTTTAATAAAAGATACTGCTGGAATTAGAGATGCAAATAATGAAGCAGAAAAAATTGGAATCAATCGTTCATTAAAACAAATAGATGAAAGTGATATTATTATTCATTTAATTGATGGAACAAACGTGTGAAATAATTATGATGAACAAATAAAATATCGTTCGAAAAATAAAAAATATATTCAAGTTATTAATAAAGCAGATTTATTAAATGAAAAAGAAAAAGGAAAAATTTATATTTCAGCTAAAAATAACGACTTAGAATCATTAGAAAAAGAGATTATTAAAATTTATCAAAATATCGATTTAAATAACGAACAAATAATTAATAATACAAGACAATTGTCTTTAATTAAATCCTCTTTTATAGCAATTGAAAATGCAATTTTAGCAATCGAAAATGGCTTTACAGCAGATGTTGTTATAATCGATTTAAGAAAGGCGTGAGAGGATCTTGTCAATATTACAGGAAAAGCAGATAACGAACAATTATTAGATTCAATGTTTAAAAATTTTTGTTTGGGAAAATAA
- a CDS encoding chromate transporter, which yields MFILLMLAVFLGIIIIALIVFGGGQVFMPIFQWFWTFLSQQFDLGITQDKIDTVFTISNSTPGVVSTKFAAFTGILVANGAWWGWIVSFFTYLIFCLPVILLMTFSMKVVKKTKENKYLVNMMKFINPILAGVLISLAIQLFISIIAPNVYFNENFNQPYAWIEENSKSNFFSGWRLIVLVIWVPLFVGFSIFYYFKKKPLYYLFIGGIISSLILFQPWL from the coding sequence ATGTTTATTTTACTAATGCTTGCAGTATTTTTAGGAATCATCATTATTGCTTTAATAGTTTTTGGTGGCGGACAAGTTTTTATGCCTATTTTTCAATGGTTTTGAACTTTTTTATCACAACAATTTGATTTAGGGATTACTCAAGATAAAATAGATACCGTATTTACTATTTCTAATTCAACACCAGGAGTTGTATCGACTAAATTCGCTGCCTTTACAGGTATTTTAGTTGCTAATGGCGCTTGATGAGGATGAATAGTCAGTTTTTTTACATACTTAATTTTTTGTTTACCCGTTATTTTATTAATGACATTTTCGATGAAAGTTGTTAAAAAAACTAAAGAAAATAAGTATTTGGTTAATATGATGAAATTTATTAACCCTATTTTAGCTGGTGTTTTAATATCATTAGCAATTCAATTATTTATTTCTATAATTGCTCCAAATGTTTATTTTAATGAAAACTTTAATCAACCATATGCTTGAATAGAAGAAAATTCTAAATCAAATTTCTTTTCAGGTTGAAGATTAATTGTTTTAGTAATATGAGTTCCCCTTTTTGTTGGTTTTTCGATTTTTTACTACTTTAAGAAAAAACCTTTATATTATTTATTTATAGGAGGAATAATTTCATCTTTAATTTTATTTCAACCTTGATTATAA